A DNA window from Haloactinospora alba contains the following coding sequences:
- a CDS encoding ATP-binding protein, translated as MISMSAQEIQRLHCHAAGTPHELVRLRQWLRDQLDYAPDSIRIYAEHVLAEAASNAIQHSRSGEAGGIYEVIVICYPVLLRGLVIDAGPKAPVALPEFTAAGPLDEHGRGFSIIDAFCKRWEFIPRPVGSLTWFELDWDTTDSLCPSV; from the coding sequence GTGATCAGCATGTCTGCTCAGGAAATTCAGCGGCTGCACTGCCATGCAGCCGGGACACCCCACGAACTTGTCCGGCTGCGACAGTGGCTACGCGACCAGCTCGACTACGCCCCAGATTCCATTCGGATCTACGCCGAACACGTTCTCGCCGAGGCCGCAAGCAACGCCATCCAACACAGTCGCTCCGGAGAAGCCGGCGGCATCTACGAGGTCATCGTGATCTGCTATCCCGTCTTGCTGCGCGGCCTGGTCATCGACGCAGGTCCGAAAGCACCCGTTGCGCTCCCGGAATTCACCGCCGCCGGTCCTCTCGATGAACACGGGCGTGGTTTCAGCATCATCGATGCGTTCTGCAAGCGGTGGGAGTTCATCCCCCGGCCTGTCGGTTCGCTCACGTGGTTCGAACTTGACTGGGACACCACAGACTCTCTGTGCCCCTCTGTATGA
- a CDS encoding DUF397 domain-containing protein, with product MPPEEFRSRANGRWTKSTFSGPNGDCVFVARVDNTVGIIETDDPDESSAPIVLTPLENFRKFLAGAKSGEFDF from the coding sequence ATGCCACCAGAAGAGTTCCGTTCCCGCGCCAATGGGAGATGGACCAAATCCACTTTCAGTGGCCCTAATGGTGATTGTGTATTCGTGGCACGCGTCGACAATACCGTCGGGATCATCGAGACCGACGATCCCGACGAGTCCTCTGCCCCCATCGTCCTTACACCGCTGGAGAACTTCCGCAAGTTCTTGGCAGGCGCCAAGTCTGGCGAGTTCGATTTTTAG
- a CDS encoding P-loop NTPase family protein, producing MGATVAVGSLGGAPGVTTLAVALASTWPAEGPAVVVEADASGGDVGAWWHMPTAPGMVELAAAARHDSSSGPGESGVDPLSRSQVLPGGVRVCLAPVTAERAAGAVRLLAQHPGVLSSTDAAVTVVDVGRLTPRTSGTHIAAAPGIDAVLLVTTEDLAQLKRLQDSLPGICAAIANPVVAVVGRRESSRELTEAIQVPVAARIPLDNRGAALIRGQGTARFGRRRLMEASRGLAHHLHHAVLQPAGTGAS from the coding sequence ATGGGAGCGACGGTTGCCGTGGGATCGCTGGGCGGAGCACCGGGTGTGACAACGCTGGCTGTGGCCCTGGCGAGCACATGGCCCGCCGAAGGACCCGCGGTCGTGGTGGAGGCGGACGCCTCCGGCGGGGATGTGGGCGCCTGGTGGCACATGCCCACCGCTCCCGGAATGGTGGAACTGGCCGCAGCAGCCCGCCACGACTCCTCTTCCGGGCCTGGCGAAAGCGGCGTGGACCCACTGTCACGCAGCCAAGTACTTCCGGGAGGCGTGCGGGTGTGCCTCGCACCGGTTACCGCGGAACGGGCCGCAGGAGCCGTACGACTCCTGGCACAGCACCCTGGCGTGCTGTCTTCCACGGATGCAGCGGTCACCGTGGTGGACGTGGGCCGATTGACACCACGCACGTCCGGAACCCACATTGCCGCCGCCCCCGGGATCGACGCGGTTCTCCTCGTGACCACAGAGGATCTCGCCCAGCTCAAACGACTACAGGACAGCCTCCCCGGGATATGTGCGGCGATCGCTAACCCCGTGGTGGCGGTGGTGGGACGCCGCGAATCATCCCGGGAGCTCACCGAGGCGATACAGGTCCCGGTCGCCGCTCGTATTCCCCTGGACAACCGCGGGGCTGCCCTGATTCGTGGGCAGGGCACCGCGCGTTTCGGCCGGCGCCGGCTCATGGAAGCGAGCCGGGGCCTGGCACACCACCTCCACCACGCGGTCCTGCAGCCAGCTGGGACGGGGGCGTCATGA
- a CDS encoding lanthionine synthetase C family protein has protein sequence MTANQALEIADQLAHPDAPGVPSTQPWWPQSLAHGVPGIALLHIELAAAGMRPWQRVQDWLAVAVRTPVTVGAGSSGPFYGAPALAHTLACADRVRTGSYRTALAKLDARIASDTRGRVETAHARIASGDLPALAEFGTLRGLAGIGAYLLHRHPTGPTLRAILQYLVELTRPITDATETLPGWWSPTGPTGQQEDDFPGGHANFGLAHGISGPLALLATALRHDIAVSGQREAITALCTWIDHWRTPTSTTWPYLLRRCELTNGTQPHPTPRPPSWCYGTAGQARTHQIAALATGDTQRQHMAENALIAALSEPNLRAVTTDASLCHGYAGLARIAARAATDAKQPTSERLAELGRDLMQHAYTPTDPGLLEGTTGVALSALTSTGVPPTGWDTCLLIA, from the coding sequence ATGACTGCCAACCAGGCCCTGGAGATCGCCGACCAGCTCGCCCACCCTGACGCCCCAGGGGTGCCTTCCACACAACCGTGGTGGCCACAGTCCCTCGCACACGGCGTCCCGGGCATCGCCCTGCTGCACATCGAACTCGCAGCCGCAGGAATGCGGCCGTGGCAACGCGTCCAGGACTGGCTGGCCGTGGCTGTGCGCACTCCAGTCACCGTCGGGGCAGGCAGTAGCGGCCCGTTCTACGGCGCACCGGCCCTGGCCCACACGCTGGCCTGCGCCGACAGGGTACGAACCGGCAGCTACCGCACCGCCCTAGCGAAGCTGGACGCCCGCATCGCCTCGGACACACGAGGCCGCGTCGAGACGGCCCACGCCCGTATCGCTTCCGGTGACCTCCCCGCCCTAGCCGAGTTCGGCACGCTGCGCGGCCTCGCCGGAATCGGCGCCTACCTGCTGCACCGCCACCCCACCGGCCCAACCCTGCGGGCCATCCTGCAATACCTGGTTGAACTCACCCGCCCGATCACTGACGCCACGGAAACGCTTCCCGGCTGGTGGAGCCCCACCGGCCCCACCGGTCAGCAGGAGGACGACTTCCCCGGCGGCCACGCCAACTTCGGCCTTGCCCACGGCATCAGCGGCCCTCTAGCGCTCCTGGCCACCGCCCTCAGACACGACATCGCCGTCTCCGGCCAGCGCGAGGCGATCACCGCCCTGTGCACCTGGATCGACCACTGGCGCACCCCAACCAGCACAACCTGGCCGTATCTCCTCCGCCGCTGTGAACTCACCAACGGCACACAACCACACCCCACACCACGACCCCCCTCATGGTGCTACGGAACCGCAGGTCAAGCCCGCACCCACCAGATCGCCGCCCTCGCGACCGGCGACACACAACGTCAACACATGGCCGAAAACGCGCTCATCGCCGCCCTGAGCGAACCGAACCTGCGCGCCGTCACCACCGACGCCTCGCTATGCCACGGATACGCCGGACTGGCCCGCATCGCTGCCCGCGCCGCGACCGACGCCAAGCAGCCCACATCCGAGCGGCTGGCAGAACTGGGCCGAGACCTCATGCAACACGCCTATACCCCCACCGATCCCGGCTTGCTGGAAGGAACAACCGGAGTGGCGCTATCCGCCCTCACCTCCACAGGCGTTCCCCCGACCGGTTGGGACACCTGCCTCCTGATCGCCTGA
- a CDS encoding thiopeptide-type bacteriocin biosynthesis protein: MQPSTWHQYMIEFTSPASAAEITARHIAPELARAHESRLLHTWWYIRKTPAWRLRYQPAHTNVTVVAELLEKLAADGCLTHWAQGIYEPETLAFGGPEAMEAAHELFHHDSRHLLTRASKHHPALGQRETTVLLFTTLLRAAGQDWAEQGDVWAKITDLRPTTHDLAPDASNTLQHAMRRLMTTNPDTLPEIVSPTWADAFHNTGQELAALARNGRLQRGLRAVLAHHFIFHANRAGLSGTDQATLARLAVNTVFHTDTD, from the coding sequence ATGCAGCCTTCGACCTGGCACCAGTACATGATCGAATTCACCAGCCCCGCCTCAGCCGCGGAGATCACCGCGCGCCACATCGCCCCCGAACTGGCCCGCGCCCACGAGTCCAGACTGCTGCATACCTGGTGGTATATCCGCAAAACCCCCGCATGGCGCCTGCGCTACCAACCAGCCCACACCAACGTGACCGTGGTTGCCGAACTCTTGGAGAAGCTGGCCGCCGACGGCTGCCTGACCCACTGGGCCCAGGGCATCTACGAACCCGAAACGCTTGCCTTCGGCGGCCCCGAAGCCATGGAAGCCGCCCATGAGCTGTTCCACCACGACAGCCGCCACCTCCTCACCCGAGCCTCCAAACACCACCCAGCCCTTGGGCAGCGCGAAACCACGGTCCTGCTCTTCACGACTCTGCTACGCGCAGCAGGACAAGACTGGGCCGAACAAGGCGACGTCTGGGCAAAGATCACCGACCTGCGTCCCACCACCCACGACCTCGCGCCGGACGCGTCGAACACGCTGCAACATGCGATGCGGCGGCTGATGACCACAAACCCCGACACCCTGCCAGAGATCGTGTCCCCCACATGGGCGGATGCCTTCCACAACACCGGTCAGGAACTCGCCGCCCTCGCCCGCAACGGACGATTACAGCGCGGCCTGCGCGCCGTACTGGCCCATCACTTCATCTTCCACGCCAACCGCGCCGGACTCTCCGGAACCGACCAGGCCACACTGGCCCGCCTGGCCGTGAACACCGTCTTCCACACCGACACCGACTAA
- the fxlM gene encoding methyltransferase, FxLD system, producing the protein MSTTVSNNRSLSASELRAALADRLRNDTVRTAPVDNALRSVARHLFLPDVALETAYADDPVYTKHDDATRAAISAASQPRIVALMLEQLAVEPGHRVLELGAGTGYNAALLAQLVGENGHVTTIDVDTDLVDGARQHLATAGVTNTEVILGDGALGHSEAGPYDRIIATVGAFEIPQAWLDQLAPTGRLVVPLRLAGAASRSIAIERDTNGYTARDSDMCTFMPLRGRIADDICSSIDLTTTGEVTLQPHADNTPATTPETLTGVLDSPRHDTWTGVWFSPGESVEWLYLWLTLSLTNPIMRMEVQASAKDRGLVEPMFPTVAMATTTAEGSLAYLTLRPTTPTPEGERRFEIGVIGHGPGGSELAEHVADQIITWNQHFRTRNVRITIPDTPPAAAPQEGTFVLERGHHAITVTWE; encoded by the coding sequence ATGTCAACTACCGTAAGCAACAACCGTTCCCTCTCCGCCTCCGAGCTACGCGCCGCACTGGCTGATCGCCTCCGCAACGACACCGTGCGCACCGCCCCAGTCGACAACGCCCTCCGTTCGGTGGCCCGCCACCTGTTCCTCCCCGACGTTGCGCTGGAAACGGCTTATGCCGACGACCCCGTCTACACCAAACACGACGACGCCACCCGTGCTGCGATCAGTGCCGCCTCCCAACCGCGCATCGTGGCCCTGATGCTGGAACAACTCGCCGTAGAACCCGGACACCGCGTCCTGGAACTGGGAGCGGGAACCGGCTACAACGCCGCCCTACTGGCCCAACTCGTCGGCGAGAACGGCCACGTCACCACCATCGACGTCGATACCGACCTCGTCGACGGCGCCCGCCAACACCTGGCCACCGCCGGTGTCACCAACACCGAAGTGATCCTCGGCGACGGTGCACTGGGCCATTCCGAAGCTGGCCCCTACGACCGCATCATCGCCACCGTCGGCGCCTTCGAGATCCCCCAGGCGTGGCTGGACCAGCTCGCCCCCACCGGCCGCCTAGTCGTACCACTGCGTCTGGCCGGAGCGGCCTCGCGCAGCATCGCCATCGAACGCGACACCAATGGCTACACCGCCCGCGACAGCGACATGTGCACCTTCATGCCACTGCGCGGCCGTATCGCCGACGACATATGCTCCAGCATCGACCTGACCACCACCGGCGAGGTCACCCTGCAGCCCCACGCCGACAACACTCCAGCCACCACCCCCGAAACCCTCACCGGAGTTCTGGACAGCCCACGCCACGACACCTGGACCGGTGTCTGGTTCTCCCCAGGCGAATCCGTCGAATGGCTCTACCTGTGGCTGACCCTCAGCCTCACCAACCCGATCATGCGCATGGAAGTCCAAGCCAGCGCGAAAGACCGCGGCCTCGTGGAACCCATGTTTCCCACCGTGGCCATGGCCACCACCACCGCTGAAGGCAGCCTGGCCTATCTCACGCTGCGCCCCACCACCCCCACCCCTGAAGGCGAGAGGCGTTTCGAGATCGGCGTCATCGGCCACGGCCCCGGCGGGAGCGAGCTCGCCGAACATGTCGCCGACCAAATCATCACCTGGAACCAGCACTTCCGCACCCGCAACGTGCGCATCACCATCCCCGACACACCACCCGCCGCCGCCCCACAGGAGGGCACGTTCGTCCTGGAACGCGGCCACCACGCGATCACCGTCACTTGGGAATGA
- a CDS encoding SAF domain-containing protein, whose protein sequence is MSERTANGETRATQQSRLLGTGARRWRRVSLAVALMLVGAGTAGWAVTQADHREGVLVAAGDLSAGQVVSPDDVRVAEIAGSEEVAAVPSTHMDRVVGQTVATPMVEGMLLAETALVEPDTYPQPGHVVVGAVVEPSQYPSSLREGSPVSVITTAKEGQTEEHPSDAAVSARVQSLTASEGDGARVELLVAEADAREVSRATAANRVALVRTPAGEVP, encoded by the coding sequence ATGTCGGAACGAACAGCGAACGGTGAGACACGCGCGACCCAGCAGTCACGGCTGCTGGGAACAGGAGCGCGTCGCTGGCGCAGGGTCAGCTTGGCTGTGGCTCTGATGCTTGTCGGAGCGGGAACAGCGGGGTGGGCGGTAACCCAGGCCGACCACCGCGAGGGGGTACTGGTCGCTGCGGGTGACCTGTCCGCGGGCCAAGTGGTGAGCCCGGACGACGTGCGGGTGGCGGAGATCGCCGGATCCGAGGAGGTGGCGGCGGTTCCCAGCACCCACATGGACCGCGTCGTGGGCCAGACGGTCGCGACACCCATGGTCGAGGGGATGCTTCTCGCCGAGACGGCGTTGGTCGAACCAGACACCTACCCCCAGCCGGGACACGTCGTGGTGGGCGCCGTCGTGGAACCTTCCCAGTACCCCTCCTCCCTGCGGGAGGGCTCCCCGGTATCGGTGATCACGACTGCGAAGGAGGGACAGACCGAGGAGCATCCCTCTGACGCAGCAGTAAGCGCGCGGGTGCAGTCGTTGACCGCCAGCGAAGGTGACGGAGCCAGGGTGGAACTGCTCGTGGCGGAGGCAGACGCCCGTGAGGTGAGCAGGGCGACTGCCGCCAACCGTGTCGCCCTCGTACGGACCCCGGCTGGGGAGGTGCCGTGA
- a CDS encoding Scr1 family TA system antitoxin-like transcriptional regulator yields MARRGSRQDETTNSTGRPTVARWELAKRLRALRGERSFNEVVKAVRTAGSSLSRWENPGEGGSVPGQLALERLLHHYEVDQETWDRMLELRQQAKVPGWWQTLDVAEYYGTFMALEEAATDIRTWQSQLIPGLLQTEEYARAVLKADNSDRPPDVVDYHMDIRAQRQERWKADDNGPHIWAIISEAAVRPAVGGNAAMARQLHHLISMADHHRVTLQVLPFSVGTHAGMVLSSFVILRLAEDLLSTVHLEGQGANLFLDSKDDLAEYGSRFNKLRAAALGTAATCEFLAKVAEELEKENL; encoded by the coding sequence ATGGCGCGTCGAGGATCCCGACAGGACGAAACTACGAACAGCACTGGGCGACCAACCGTCGCCCGATGGGAACTGGCCAAGCGGTTGCGGGCACTTCGGGGAGAGCGCAGCTTCAACGAGGTCGTCAAGGCCGTGCGCACTGCGGGAAGCAGCCTGAGCCGTTGGGAGAACCCTGGCGAAGGCGGGTCCGTTCCCGGACAGCTGGCGTTGGAACGGCTGTTGCACCACTACGAGGTCGACCAGGAGACCTGGGATCGGATGCTAGAGCTGCGCCAGCAGGCCAAGGTGCCTGGCTGGTGGCAAACGCTCGACGTCGCTGAGTACTACGGCACCTTCATGGCTCTGGAAGAGGCCGCTACCGACATCCGCACATGGCAATCGCAGCTGATTCCTGGACTACTACAAACCGAAGAGTACGCACGCGCGGTCCTGAAAGCGGACAACTCGGATCGTCCTCCCGACGTTGTCGACTATCACATGGACATACGCGCCCAACGTCAGGAAAGGTGGAAGGCTGACGACAACGGTCCCCATATCTGGGCCATCATCTCCGAGGCCGCCGTTCGCCCAGCCGTCGGCGGAAACGCAGCCATGGCGCGCCAACTGCACCACCTCATCAGCATGGCAGACCACCACCGTGTCACCCTGCAGGTTCTGCCGTTCAGCGTAGGCACACATGCGGGAATGGTGCTGTCATCTTTCGTTATTCTGCGCTTGGCCGAGGACTTGCTGTCGACCGTACACCTGGAAGGACAGGGCGCCAACCTTTTCCTGGACAGCAAGGATGACCTGGCCGAGTACGGATCGCGCTTCAATAAACTCCGTGCGGCAGCACTGGGAACAGCAGCTACATGCGAGTTCCTTGCGAAGGTCGCCGAGGAATTAGAGAAGGAAAATCTCTGA